The Bdellovibrio sp. GT3 genome contains the following window.
GGATTCAGCATCAGAGCTTTGAACTATCGTTCCGTAAACTTTATCGCCAACGCGACAAACGATGCCATTGGCAGCGATATCGCCAGTCAAAGATTGGTTGCGCGCTTCCAGGACTTCTTTGGTTTCATCCAGCTTCCAACGATCCATGATTTCCAGGGACAGAGGAAGGGAGCTGCTGGTTGCCGGGTCTACGTACAATTCAACCAATTGCAACGAGCGATCCACTTCTTTGATCACGCCTGGCAATTGAGACCCCATATTTTTGCGGGCTTGGGTGATGTCCGCTTTACAGGATTCAATGGTTTTTTGCAGAACCGAGGTGACTGCCGCTCTGTTGGCGATCAGGGAAGGCAATTCTATTTTGGATTTAAACGTCATGTAGTTACTGTAGTTGTTGGCGAATATGGCCAAAGCACCGCAAAGTTGATTGTCATTGCCTTCCTTAAAATCATTGATAAGCGCCACAGTTTTCTTTTTGATATTTTCAGAAAGGTCGTGAATGAACTGGATTTGATCGTCTGACAAATTCAACAGGTGTTCGCGTTTCTCGATGGCAGCCACAATCAGCTTCGTTTGATCTTTGTCGAAACCATAGGCCGTTGCGATTTTTTCAAAGGAACGCTGGATTGCTAATTTAGGCATTTCTTTATCTGTGAATTCACCCTGAAGGTCTTCAATTTTTACAGCCGCATCCAAAGTGCCATTAAAAAGTGCGTCGGTGATATCCAGCTGTTTTGCGCCAGCTTTGCGACTGGTGAAATCTTTTAGAAGCTGAGCCGTTTCGTCTGTTTCCGTGGTGCCCATGGCATCCATTTTTAGACGGGCGGCTATTTTGAAAACCTTGGATTGAAGGTCCTTCATAGCGTCCTGACGGGCTACAGAGTCCCTGATCTTGTCGTCGGGTGAAGGCACATTGCCAGTTTCAGAAGTCCGGTGACCTGAGTTCAAAAGTTCTTTTTGAATCTCAGGCTGACCAGCTGAACCCGGGGACTTACTGCCAGGTTGACAACCGGCAGTAACCATAACAAGTGCGCTTGCGATCAAGATTTTCTTCATAGTCGTATCCTGTCTAATTCAGATTACTTTGTTTCTTCAGCACCTGGCAAAATCGTCAGAAGGTAACGCAATTTCTCTTTGGACGCCATCGCACCAGCTTTGAACAATTTGATATCGTTCGCAGTGATGTCAGTGTACTCAGGGGCCGTTTCCAATTCTGAAACCGGAGTTTCAGGAGTGCGTGGCAAGTTGGAAGGGCGGCTGCGGGCAACCAACAATCCTTCAAGATCTTTCGCTTCCAGTTTTGCCAGACGCTCGGACTTATTCATCACCACCATGGCATTTTGAGCCACTGCATTTTCTGGCAATGCCAGGGCTTTGAACGTGCCGGCATCTACAGCCAGTGTGTTTGCATCAGAGTTCACCACAGCGACCTTCGCGATACGGTTCACACGGAACTGGTCAACGAAAGCTTTGTCTGCCACCGCGTGAGACTGGGAAGTACTCATGCGGGCCGTGATGATCTTAAGCATTTGCTCCTGGAAGCTGACTTTATGATTTGGCAAGCCCATACGGCGAGCTGCGGAATCAAGAAGTGGAACTTCGAACCAGTGAGTGTTTGTGCCTTTATTCACCTGGTCTGGTGTCGGGAACATTTCATAACTCCAGTCGATATCGAACGCTGGTTGGCTCATGGCATCGCGGAAAGTCAGTTTGTTTGAAGTTTGGTCAAACAACAGAGCTGTTACCGTTGATGCGATTTCCGGAGCCAGATCTTTGATGTCCAGGTAGTTGTCCTCGTTTTGGCGAGTTCCTGTGTTTGTTCTTGCAAACAAAGCCTGTGCTGCAGCCAACTTATCCGGACCAATACCGCGAACGTCGATTTGATCCGCGTACTGAGTTGGTGTTTTGCTGTCGCGAACATCGTTAAAGAACTTACCCGTTTGACCGACCAGGATGAACTCTGACTTCAACTGGATGTCTGAGCATTTTGTCGCCTCAGCACTCATGCTGGTAAGAGGGGCGATTTCGATGATTGTGTTTGGGTTGTCCGCTTTCGCAAAGGCACACATAACTTCCGGTGTTTTTAGAACATCCATGAAGAAGCGGCCAGAAATCAAAGCAGCCTGCTTAAGGTCCTTCAACCAAGCGATCTCAGTGAATTCCTTAGAATCATCAGTCAGAGCATAACGGTTTTTGATATCTGAGTATGACTCCATGAAGTTACGGATATATTGGAAGCGTGACATTGTACCGCTGTAGTAACCGCCTTGCTGAATTTTTGAGAAATTCTCGCGGCCGTTACGGTAATTGCGGGTCAAGTAAGCATCGTTGTAGGCTTTGATCAGGTACTGCACGATTTCAGTGTAGTTAGTACCTTTGTCAAAGCGTTTGCAACCAGGATTCATGTCCACAGACTCATCAGAGCAGTATGTGAAGTCACGCAATGCCAGGTCTGATTTCTCTTTCGTCAGTTTTTCCAAAGTTTCAGGAACTGCAACTGCTGTCCCTTTGTCAGATTCAACCACACGGCTGTAACCGAAGCGCAATGCCGCGATATCGTATTTGCCCAAAGTTGGAAGCAGGTTCAACTCGCTGTAACCGTAGTCCATCACAGAGCTGTATGGGATTTCATGTTTAACGCCCATTTTAGCCAGTTCACCTTGAGTGTAAAAGTTCGCGCGGTCTTCAGAACCACCAAAGTTGTGGCGTAGACCCAGGTTATGACCCAGCTCATGCACCAAAGTTGGAACCCATACTTCCGGCATTACGATCGCAATCACTTGCTCGCGCTCTGTATCGGACAGGTCATTCCATAGTTTCAATTTCTGACCCAGTTTTGCCTGCAACGCGTTCTTGATGTGTTCGCTGAATGGGAACAACTCAGAAGGGTAGTTGCAGTATTTGGACATAACTGACAAAGCATCGATGGCTTTTGTCGCATCAGACTTGGTCAAGCCTTCATCAGCATCAGCGATCGCCATCAATGTCGATTTGTTGCTGAAGCGGGCGTGACCTTTTGCTGAGTTAGCCACAGTTTCACGCACCTGTTTAGGTGAAAGGGTATTCAGTGAGTTGCCATCATTGATCGCTTGTTTAAGAATTGATGGCGCCAATGCCGGTGTATTCTTCAACTGAGTGGATCCGTAGGAGTTGGCAATTTTATAACCCGTTTTCGTGGACAAAGTGTATGCAGAATACTTCGCTGCCTGGTGCTGGGCTTTTAGAGCCTCGGAAGGAGCGGCTTTGTTGGCTGATTGAGTCGTCGCACCGGAATCTTGCGATTCAGTGTCCTGAGATTTGGAAAGTTCGCGCACCACTTCATCATAAGTGTAGCGGATACCTTGAACGAAGTTACCGTAGTACATCGCCACGCGGCCGCTCATGATTTCACCTGTGCGTGGATTTGCCACTGTTGGGCCGTAACCCAATGGGCCACCCGCGATCGGATCTTCAACCATTACGATCATGCTGTTGCGAGTGTCGCCGACTTTCTTGCCGGCTGGATCGTTAAGTACCAGACGTGTTTTCATGCCCGCAGCTTTAAGACCTTCGTTCACGCGGTCGAATGCCACTTGAGTCGCTTTTTTGATGGAAGCGAATTCAGGTTTGTTGAAGTTGTCAGAAAGGTAGTAAGTGATTTCTTTTCTTTCAGGATTCCAGCGGTTCATCCACTCTTTTTGATTTTTCAGAGTGCGGGTCATATCAACATCGTACTTGCGGTTTTCAGATGTGAAGAAGCCGAAAGTACCCTGGTCTTTCAAAGGGTATTCGATGGCTTTATAGCCTGGAGTTGCCATTTTGCTAAGTTTCGTGAACGAGTAGTGGTAAACGATCTGTGTTTGCAGGTCATCAATGCTGTTGATGCTGTAAAGAGCACTGCCCAGGCAACCAGCGTTACCGCGGAAGCCTTTTTCAATTTGAATATTCAGGGCGCCGTCTTTAAGTTCATAGTTCAATAGGCGAGAAGAAGTCTCAGTGTAGCAGGAAGAGCCGTACAACTGCTCCATCTCTACCGGCAACATGTTGAAACCAGTCGTTCTCATGCTATTGAAATCTGGAACAAAGTTGGCCTTTTTAGACCAGTTCTTTTCAGAGTTTTCTTCTTCACGGTTTGTACATTTGCCATAGCGGTCTTCAGCACAGCGGTATTCGACGTTTCTGATTGGGATTTCCATCAGGATTTTGTCGTTCAAAGTATTATCCTTAGCCAGACGGCCTTCGTCGTTAACTTGCATCACCTGCAAGGTGTTTTCCGTGAAGCGGAATTTAACGATTTTTTCCTGGCCTTGCCAGAAAGGATTTGCCGAGGCGATTCCCGTGTCGTCATTGTTTGTGATGTCAGAGGAAGCTACGAAAAGGTATTCGTCTTCCGGGGAAAGAGTGGCTTTGGTTTCAACGTTTTCTTTAAAGACTTCTTTGTACGGAACGGTCTTCGTACAGGAAATCATTAATGTTGAAATGGTCAGCAGCAAAGCACCAGTTACTGGAAGTTTGCGTTTCATGTTGCTGTTCATATTCTCTCTCCTCTTCAAAACTCTCAAAAAACTTAAAATCTAAAAAACTTTAAAAATCTAAATTAAATGCTTATCGTAAATCCGGCTTTAACGATCGAAGTGGTGTCGTTAAAGAACTCGATGTTTGAATCAATTCCGTTTGCCTTTAGTGCATTTCCTTGATTGGAAGTGCCGATCCAAGCTGAAACCGATGGAGTGAAATCCCAACCAAGATCAGCACCCACGCTGAATTTGTTGCGGGTATCATCCTGGTAAGTCCAACCCACGGTATAGCTGTAGGAAGTTTGCAGTGCCAGTTTCGAAAAAAGCGGCAAGGTGTAGGTCAATGCCAGTTGCGCATTGTTGCGCATATTGTAGGACCCATCCGCTGTCATTTCATATTCATGGAAGCTGCGGGTTAGTTGTACGCCTGTGCTCGCAGAACTGCCCCAGATCAAGTTGTTGAAAGCGATCTTAGTGCCAATGCGGGCAGCACCTTGATAAGACATTTCGTCCTGCATTTGGCGATTCGTTGGCAAGATACCAGCCAGGGTATTGATCCACGCGATATCCTGCGCAAGCTGTGTTTTAAAACTCAATGAAGCACTGGTATTGTCAAAGTAAGTGTTCTCTGGGCCGACGTGTTCTTTGATTACTCCCGTGCCTATGCGCATGGAGGTGATTTTATTAAAGCGGTAGCCAGCCGATAAATCGACGGACGTTTGAGCATCACGCTCGTAAGAGTCTTCTTTCATCATGTTGCTGTATGATTCTACGCTCAAATCCAGAGACCAGGCTTTGGCTTCTGGAGTGGGAGCTGGAGCCGCAGGGCGTTTTGCCTTGGTCGTGGAAGTCGAAACATTGGCTGCCAATGCCGGTGTGCCTACAGAAAGCGCCGCCAGGACCGTTAAACCCTGAATGATGCTCTTAATATATGTAAGACCCGTAAACTTGTTCACAATAGACTCCACGATGGGCTTTAAAACAAGAGACCCATCTCTAAGTTCTATATGAGCAAGGGGTGGGCCATGAAATCTGAGTCAGGGGGCCGTTTATTTCGAGCTGGTAGCTGGGGAAGCCATTCGTGACATTCCACGCAACGAGCCGTTTAAGGTTTGGTCAGACCACAAAACGTGTCTCAAAAAGAGACGAGTCGTGAATATCAGTACCTTCGGACTTATTCCAAAGTGCTGCGGTGTTTTTAATTGGGACTGATTTCTCTCTGGGATATGCTTTTTCGAATAGGGGGCAATCATGATCGTTCAACCTCATATTCTGACCAAAGCTCTGGATGCAGCACTTTCAACCGGTGCCACTTTCGCAGATATCTTTGTTGAGGATACTTATTCTTCCAACTTGTCTATTCTAAGTTCCAAGGCCGATCAGGCCATCGTGGGCCAGCTTTATGGCGCAGGCATCCGTTTGTTCTTTGGTCACGAGATCGTGTACGTAACAACAAATGATTTGTCGGAACAGGGCTTGGTGAAAGCCGCGTTGAATGCTGCGAAAAGCCGCGGTACTGGCGCACCAAGTAAATCCATGCCGCTATTGCAAGTGCCATTCGATTCGGTTCACACTTACGGCGAAAAGCCATGGGAAATGAATCGCGATCGTAAGTTCGCGTGGATGAACTCCCTTGATCAGCATGCGCGCAATCGCAACTCTGCGGTCACTCAAGTTGAAGCGGCATTGAATGAAAAATTCCAAAAAGTACAGATCGCAAATTCCCGCGGTTTGATGGCCTATGATGAACGTGCTTACAGCCGTTTGAATATGGAAGTCTTTGTTGAGCATATGGGTGTGAAGGAAAGCTCCAGTGAGCGTTACGGTCACATGGGAACTTCCGAACTTTATGACAATATGAACCTGGCTGATTTCGCAAATGAAAACGTGGACCGCGCGATGGGCCTGACCACGGCAAAGTTTGCACCAGCAGGCGAGATGCCAGTGGTGATTGATAATTCCTTTGGTGGAGTCTTATTCCACGAAGCCTGCGGACATGGTCTGGAGACAACTTCTGTAGCCAAAGATGCTTCTGTGTTCTGCGGCAAGATGGGCCAAAAGATCGCCAATGAGTGTGTCACTGCGATCGACGATGGTACGATCAAGAACGGTTGGGGCTCGCTGAATATCGATGACGAAGGCAATAAAACAAAACGCACAACGTTGATTGAGAACGGTGTTCTTAAATCTTATATTGTCGACGAAATGGGCTCGCGCCAAACGGGTTATGAAGTGACCGGCAGTGGACGCCGTCAATCCTACAAGTATGCACCAGCATCCCGTATGAGAAATACCTTCATCGATGCCGGTAAGGATTCCTTTGAAGAGATGATTCGTGATGTGGATTATGGCTTGTATGCGAAAAACATGGGTGGTGGCTCCGTGAACCCGGGAACTGGAGATTACAACTTCCAGGTTCGTGAAGCTTACATCATCAGAAATGGTCGCATCGAGGAAATGGTGAAGGGTGCCTGCCTGATCGGTCGTGGCATCGATACACTTGGCAAAATCACGAAAGTTTCAAATGAACTGAAATTGGCGACGGGAATGTGCGGCTCGGTGAGTGGTTCTATTCCTGCAGCTGTTGGTCAGCCGCAAATCTTGGTATCAAGTTTGATGGTTGGTGGGAGAGCAGGCTAATGGACACTATTAAAGACAACTTCGAAAAGATCGTAACACAAGCCAAACAAGACGGCGTCAAAGTGGAGATGTTGATTTCAGG
Protein-coding sequences here:
- a CDS encoding zinc-dependent metalloprotease, producing MNSNMKRKLPVTGALLLTISTLMISCTKTVPYKEVFKENVETKATLSPEDEYLFVASSDITNNDDTGIASANPFWQGQEKIVKFRFTENTLQVMQVNDEGRLAKDNTLNDKILMEIPIRNVEYRCAEDRYGKCTNREEENSEKNWSKKANFVPDFNSMRTTGFNMLPVEMEQLYGSSCYTETSSRLLNYELKDGALNIQIEKGFRGNAGCLGSALYSINSIDDLQTQIVYHYSFTKLSKMATPGYKAIEYPLKDQGTFGFFTSENRKYDVDMTRTLKNQKEWMNRWNPERKEITYYLSDNFNKPEFASIKKATQVAFDRVNEGLKAAGMKTRLVLNDPAGKKVGDTRNSMIVMVEDPIAGGPLGYGPTVANPRTGEIMSGRVAMYYGNFVQGIRYTYDEVVRELSKSQDTESQDSGATTQSANKAAPSEALKAQHQAAKYSAYTLSTKTGYKIANSYGSTQLKNTPALAPSILKQAINDGNSLNTLSPKQVRETVANSAKGHARFSNKSTLMAIADADEGLTKSDATKAIDALSVMSKYCNYPSELFPFSEHIKNALQAKLGQKLKLWNDLSDTEREQVIAIVMPEVWVPTLVHELGHNLGLRHNFGGSEDRANFYTQGELAKMGVKHEIPYSSVMDYGYSELNLLPTLGKYDIAALRFGYSRVVESDKGTAVAVPETLEKLTKEKSDLALRDFTYCSDESVDMNPGCKRFDKGTNYTEIVQYLIKAYNDAYLTRNYRNGRENFSKIQQGGYYSGTMSRFQYIRNFMESYSDIKNRYALTDDSKEFTEIAWLKDLKQAALISGRFFMDVLKTPEVMCAFAKADNPNTIIEIAPLTSMSAEATKCSDIQLKSEFILVGQTGKFFNDVRDSKTPTQYADQIDVRGIGPDKLAAAQALFARTNTGTRQNEDNYLDIKDLAPEIASTVTALLFDQTSNKLTFRDAMSQPAFDIDWSYEMFPTPDQVNKGTNTHWFEVPLLDSAARRMGLPNHKVSFQEQMLKIITARMSTSQSHAVADKAFVDQFRVNRIAKVAVVNSDANTLAVDAGTFKALALPENAVAQNAMVVMNKSERLAKLEAKDLEGLLVARSRPSNLPRTPETPVSELETAPEYTDITANDIKLFKAGAMASKEKLRYLLTILPGAEETK
- a CDS encoding TldD/PmbA family protein, translated to MIVQPHILTKALDAALSTGATFADIFVEDTYSSNLSILSSKADQAIVGQLYGAGIRLFFGHEIVYVTTNDLSEQGLVKAALNAAKSRGTGAPSKSMPLLQVPFDSVHTYGEKPWEMNRDRKFAWMNSLDQHARNRNSAVTQVEAALNEKFQKVQIANSRGLMAYDERAYSRLNMEVFVEHMGVKESSSERYGHMGTSELYDNMNLADFANENVDRAMGLTTAKFAPAGEMPVVIDNSFGGVLFHEACGHGLETTSVAKDASVFCGKMGQKIANECVTAIDDGTIKNGWGSLNIDDEGNKTKRTTLIENGVLKSYIVDEMGSRQTGYEVTGSGRRQSYKYAPASRMRNTFIDAGKDSFEEMIRDVDYGLYAKNMGGGSVNPGTGDYNFQVREAYIIRNGRIEEMVKGACLIGRGIDTLGKITKVSNELKLATGMCGSVSGSIPAAVGQPQILVSSLMVGGRAG